A section of the Arabiibacter massiliensis genome encodes:
- a CDS encoding exodeoxyribonuclease III → MRFISWNVNGLRAVQKKGFEDIVCELDADIVALQETKLQEGQATLDLPQYREYWSYAQKKGYSGTAVFTKEQPLQVLHGLGSDYLDAEGRIVALEFPGFWFVDVYTPNAQNELARIGHRMEWDDAFRDFCKGLEEGVLPAEVPVQRPAPGEGHVTISELPLTEPGETAEPKPVVMCGDFNVAHQEIDLKNPGPNRGNAGFSDEERGKFTDLLEAGFTDTFRHLHPDVTGAYSWWSYRFKARQNNAGWRIDYFLVSDALVPKVASACIYDEVFGSDHCPVGLELEL, encoded by the coding sequence ATGCGCTTCATCTCGTGGAATGTGAACGGCTTGCGGGCCGTGCAGAAAAAGGGCTTCGAGGACATCGTGTGCGAGCTCGACGCCGACATCGTGGCGCTGCAGGAGACGAAGCTGCAAGAAGGCCAGGCCACGCTCGACCTGCCGCAGTACCGCGAATATTGGAGCTATGCGCAGAAGAAGGGCTACTCCGGCACCGCCGTGTTCACGAAGGAGCAGCCGCTGCAAGTGCTGCACGGTCTGGGCAGCGACTACCTGGACGCGGAGGGGCGCATCGTGGCGCTCGAGTTCCCGGGGTTCTGGTTCGTGGACGTGTACACGCCGAACGCGCAGAACGAGCTTGCACGCATCGGCCACCGCATGGAGTGGGACGACGCCTTCCGCGACTTCTGCAAGGGGCTTGAGGAGGGCGTGCTGCCGGCCGAGGTCCCGGTGCAGCGCCCCGCGCCGGGTGAGGGCCATGTGACCATCAGCGAGCTGCCGCTCACCGAGCCCGGCGAGACGGCCGAGCCGAAGCCCGTGGTCATGTGCGGCGATTTCAACGTGGCGCACCAGGAGATCGACCTCAAGAACCCGGGCCCGAACCGCGGCAATGCCGGCTTCTCCGACGAGGAGCGCGGCAAGTTCACCGACTTGCTGGAAGCCGGGTTCACCGACACGTTCCGCCACCTGCATCCCGACGTGACCGGCGCGTACTCGTGGTGGAGCTACCGCTTCAAGGCGCGGCAGAACAACGCCGGATGGCGCATCGACTACTTCCTGGTCAGCGACGCGCTGGTCCCCAAGGTGGCGAGCGCCTGCATCTACGACGAGGTCTTCGGCAGCGACCACTGTCCCGTGGGCCTGGAGCTGGAGCTGTAG
- a CDS encoding ATP-binding protein: protein MPEQQNIEWKSAWKDELFQWVCGFANAQGGTLLVGVDDEGRPVGLKNSSRLLEDIPNKLRQTLGIICDVDLRNDAEGVPYLSITVPPYPVPISYKGLYYYRSGSTNQLLTGATLDRFLLQKKGRTWDSLPHPTARLEDLRLDVVKRFKERAVRKGRLPESVLEESLEELLMHLRLVDERTGMLTNAAVLLFHEDPGRYFTGAHTKIGYFENADWDLRYQDDIGGPLVEQADRVVDMLYTKYFKAPIHYEGFQRVDQYPYPDAAVREAVYNALVHKEYATGIAIQISVYPDKLYIANKGCPPQEWTLEDLLGKHTSEPNNPNIATAFYLMGDIENWGRGVGKICDACAADGIPNPEYTIKAGTTMVKFVTLPERVVREATDPVKTPTDLVTDPVKMPSDPVSDPVSDPVSDPVSDPVSDPVEAGTDQVTDQVAMLLEVLGSDELGTTDLMKALGLSHRTAFRRRYIDPALELGLIERTIPETPNSNKQKYRRTTKLTD, encoded by the coding sequence ATGCCGGAGCAGCAGAACATAGAATGGAAATCGGCTTGGAAGGACGAGCTGTTCCAGTGGGTGTGCGGCTTCGCGAACGCGCAGGGCGGCACGCTGCTCGTCGGCGTCGACGACGAGGGAAGGCCCGTCGGCCTGAAGAACTCGAGCCGTCTTCTCGAGGATATCCCCAATAAGTTGCGCCAGACGCTTGGCATCATCTGCGATGTCGACCTTCGCAACGACGCCGAAGGCGTGCCGTACCTCTCCATCACGGTGCCGCCGTACCCCGTTCCCATCAGCTATAAAGGCCTCTACTATTATCGCAGCGGCAGCACGAACCAATTACTGACGGGCGCGACGCTCGATCGGTTTCTCCTGCAGAAGAAGGGTCGCACCTGGGATTCGCTGCCTCATCCGACGGCGCGCCTTGAAGACCTTCGCCTTGACGTGGTGAAACGGTTCAAGGAGCGTGCGGTGCGGAAGGGGCGCTTGCCCGAATCGGTGCTTGAGGAGTCGCTTGAGGAGCTGCTCATGCATCTGCGTCTGGTGGACGAGCGCACTGGGATGCTCACGAATGCAGCGGTGCTGCTGTTCCACGAGGATCCGGGCCGCTACTTCACCGGGGCGCATACGAAGATCGGCTATTTCGAGAACGCCGACTGGGACCTTCGCTACCAGGATGACATAGGGGGCCCGCTGGTTGAGCAGGCAGATCGGGTCGTCGACATGCTGTACACGAAGTATTTCAAGGCGCCCATCCACTACGAAGGGTTCCAGCGTGTGGATCAGTATCCTTATCCCGATGCGGCCGTGCGCGAGGCGGTGTACAACGCGCTGGTGCACAAGGAGTACGCGACAGGCATTGCCATCCAGATCAGCGTGTACCCCGACAAGCTGTACATCGCGAACAAGGGGTGCCCGCCGCAGGAGTGGACGCTCGAGGACTTGCTGGGGAAGCATACGTCCGAGCCCAACAACCCGAACATCGCGACGGCGTTCTATCTCATGGGAGACATCGAGAACTGGGGGCGCGGCGTCGGCAAGATCTGCGACGCGTGCGCGGCCGACGGCATCCCGAACCCCGAGTACACCATCAAGGCCGGAACGACCATGGTCAAGTTCGTCACGCTCCCCGAGCGCGTGGTGCGGGAGGCCACCGACCCAGTTAAGACGCCGACCGACCTAGTTACCGACCCAGTTAAGATGCCGAGTGACCCAGTGAGTGACCCAGTGAGTGACCCAGTGAGTGACCCAGTGAGTGACCCAGTGAGTGACCCAGTAGAGGCCGGCACCGACCAAGTTACCGACCAAGTTGCGATGTTGCTCGAGGTTTTAGGATCTGACGAGCTCGGCACAACGGATCTCATGAAAGCACTTGGCCTGAGCCATCGAACGGCTTTTCGCCGCAGATATATCGACCCCGCCCTTGAGCTAGGACTCATAGAGCGGACTATCCCGGAAACGCCGAACAGCAACAAGCAGAAGTACCGCAGAACGACTAAGTTGACCGACTAA